One Roseimicrobium gellanilyticum DNA window includes the following coding sequences:
- a CDS encoding MFS transporter: MATRSRSLSPDAITAAAPSRVRSSVLWFVCILSMITYLDRVALASAAGDVVKALDLQSVADLKWAFTAFALAYALFEVPTGWMGDMFGPRKALLRIVLWWSAFTVLTAAAGLKFGPVTLGLGFLIVVRLLFGIGEAGAYPNITRALHNWLPLQERGRGQGRVWFCGKLMGGLTPFLWTLLVVGTAYTPALFNWRTAFCLFGLVGVIWCISFARKFRDQPEQHPGVNAAELEYIHLNRSQVHESHSGVPWKRIVTDWNFLTLCLMYSAQAYGWYFNITYLPQFLETQYGMPNSSLLGALYKGGPLLAGALGCLFGGMITDAIISRTGDRKKARRLCGWVGHSMCILCFLICPIAPNAFVFFLAVSLAALCTDLTLPSAWATCQDIGGSFAGTIGAFMNMGAGLAGALAGWLTGSVLEHAVMDRAASLGVTVKALTVEQTQAALLHGYHVNFYSFAALYVVAFLCWFKIDPTRPIDPATSPD, from the coding sequence ATGGCCACCCGGTCCCGCTCCCTTTCACCAGACGCCATCACTGCGGCAGCACCTTCCCGTGTACGGAGCAGCGTGTTGTGGTTCGTCTGCATCCTGTCCATGATCACGTATCTGGACCGCGTGGCGCTGGCATCCGCCGCGGGTGACGTGGTGAAGGCACTGGACCTGCAGAGTGTAGCAGATCTGAAATGGGCCTTCACCGCCTTCGCGCTCGCATACGCACTCTTCGAAGTACCTACCGGCTGGATGGGCGACATGTTTGGCCCTCGCAAGGCGCTGCTGCGCATCGTGCTCTGGTGGTCCGCCTTCACCGTGCTCACCGCGGCAGCGGGATTGAAGTTCGGCCCCGTGACTCTGGGTCTTGGATTCCTGATTGTGGTGCGGCTCCTCTTCGGCATTGGCGAAGCCGGTGCGTATCCGAACATCACCCGGGCCCTGCATAACTGGCTTCCCCTGCAGGAGCGCGGGCGCGGCCAGGGCAGGGTGTGGTTTTGCGGGAAACTCATGGGCGGGCTTACTCCTTTCCTCTGGACGCTCCTGGTAGTCGGCACCGCCTACACTCCGGCGTTATTCAACTGGAGAACCGCATTCTGCCTTTTTGGTCTGGTTGGTGTGATATGGTGCATCAGCTTTGCAAGGAAGTTTCGCGACCAGCCAGAGCAGCATCCCGGAGTGAATGCTGCGGAGCTGGAGTACATCCATCTCAATCGCTCCCAAGTGCATGAATCCCACAGTGGCGTGCCATGGAAGCGCATCGTCACGGATTGGAACTTTCTGACCCTGTGCCTCATGTACTCCGCGCAGGCATACGGATGGTATTTCAACATCACCTATCTCCCGCAGTTCCTGGAAACGCAGTACGGCATGCCAAACTCCAGCCTGCTGGGTGCGCTCTACAAGGGCGGACCACTGCTTGCCGGCGCCCTGGGCTGTCTCTTCGGAGGCATGATCACGGACGCCATTATCAGTCGCACCGGTGATCGGAAGAAGGCGCGGCGTCTCTGCGGCTGGGTGGGCCACAGCATGTGCATCCTTTGCTTCCTCATCTGCCCGATCGCGCCAAACGCCTTCGTCTTCTTCCTCGCGGTATCACTCGCCGCCCTATGCACGGATCTCACGCTGCCCAGTGCATGGGCCACGTGCCAGGATATCGGCGGAAGCTTCGCTGGAACCATCGGCGCCTTCATGAACATGGGCGCCGGTCTCGCAGGAGCGCTCGCAGGGTGGCTCACTGGCTCCGTGCTGGAGCATGCGGTCATGGACCGGGCGGCTTCGCTGGGAGTCACGGTAAAGGCCCTCACCGTAGAGCAAACGCAGGCGGCACTGCTGCACGGCTACCACGTGAACTTCTACAGCTTCGCCGCGCTCTACGTGGTGGCTTTCCTCTGCTGGTTCAAGATTGATCCCACCCGTCCCATCGATCCGGCCACGTCCCCGGACTGA
- a CDS encoding sugar kinase produces MSHSTVVTLGEIMMRLATPGHARFQQAMPGTLQSTFAGAEATVAAALAHWGGNASFVSALPDHAIADACVVNLRQFGVETRHVLRTPHGRLGLFFLETGANQRPHQVIYDREGASVAITPPEAYDWNAIFADATWFHITGITPALSENAANLARTALREASSRGISISLDVNFRSKLWNWSPPLAPVQLAARTLQKLMPMVTVFMGGREDAAALLNIHADAGAENPDVDVARKLAARYPQLTHIAMSLREGVSANHSLWSGMLHEVATDTTHFAPVHDGSVVPHEIPNIVDRLGAGDAFAAGIIHVLSGAGSSDAARALRFAVAAGCLAHSVEGDFVHVSRAEVEALMQGDASSRVKR; encoded by the coding sequence ATGAGCCACTCCACCGTCGTCACGCTGGGTGAGATCATGATGCGCCTCGCCACGCCAGGGCACGCACGATTCCAGCAGGCCATGCCCGGCACGCTGCAAAGCACCTTCGCCGGAGCGGAAGCGACCGTAGCAGCGGCCCTGGCGCACTGGGGTGGCAATGCTTCCTTCGTATCAGCACTGCCGGATCACGCCATCGCAGATGCGTGTGTGGTGAACCTGCGACAGTTCGGCGTGGAGACGCGTCATGTATTGCGCACACCTCACGGCCGACTCGGATTGTTCTTCCTGGAGACCGGTGCCAATCAGCGGCCACATCAGGTCATCTACGATCGTGAAGGGGCTTCCGTAGCCATCACGCCACCAGAGGCCTACGACTGGAATGCCATCTTCGCAGACGCCACCTGGTTTCACATCACCGGAATCACTCCCGCGCTCTCCGAGAATGCGGCGAACCTTGCGCGCACCGCACTGCGCGAAGCCTCCTCAAGAGGCATCAGCATTTCCCTGGATGTGAACTTCCGCAGCAAGCTGTGGAACTGGTCTCCTCCCCTCGCCCCGGTTCAGCTCGCGGCTCGCACTCTGCAGAAACTCATGCCCATGGTGACTGTCTTCATGGGAGGCCGCGAAGATGCCGCTGCGTTGCTGAACATTCACGCGGATGCCGGCGCTGAGAATCCCGATGTGGATGTGGCCCGCAAACTCGCCGCCCGATATCCTCAACTCACGCACATCGCCATGAGCTTGCGCGAAGGTGTTTCTGCCAATCACAGCCTGTGGAGTGGCATGCTCCATGAGGTGGCCACGGACACCACCCACTTCGCCCCCGTGCATGATGGAAGCGTGGTGCCACATGAGATTCCCAACATCGTGGATCGTCTCGGCGCCGGCGATGCATTTGCAGCAGGCATCATCCACGTGCTATCTGGAGCTGGTTCAAGTGACGCCGCCCGTGCCCTTCGCTTTGCAGTGGCCGCGGGGTGTCTGGCACATTCGGTCGAGGGCGACTTCGTCCACGTCTCCCGTGCCGAGGTCGAGGCGCTGATGCAGGGCGATGCCTCTTCCCGGGTGAAACGCTGA